Proteins encoded in a region of the Balneola sp. genome:
- a CDS encoding D-alanine--D-alanine ligase — protein MSQKNLVVAFGGASPEHEVSVLTAHQVIASLQDSSYTLIPLYITKSGRWFTGDSLLDLSSFKDLKQLEQDAISCAFVKDEIGRTLLKEQSKAGLFSKSKEWAVYAVVCAFHGSEGENGAFQGICETFNIPYTGSGVLGSSVGMDKPKAKQLCEANGIPVTNSLDFFESDWESDQATILKEAGLLGYPLVVKPATLGSSIGVKKVDDENEAVEAIETAFRYDSHLLVEEAIHPLMEINCSVLGSAENCRASVCERPLGITETLSFEDKYQSGGSAEKGMASADRIIPADISSELTNTIRSLSVKIFKTFDAGGVARLDFLVNAETEEVYFNEINTIPGSFSFYLWEKSDLSFTQLVEELIQIALKKHQAKNGRIRSYETNLLSEKAATGIKGLKGTKG, from the coding sequence ATGTCCCAGAAAAATCTTGTTGTTGCCTTTGGTGGAGCCTCCCCTGAACATGAGGTATCGGTGCTAACAGCGCACCAGGTCATCGCTTCTTTACAGGATAGCTCATATACCCTTATCCCTCTATATATCACTAAATCAGGGCGCTGGTTTACCGGAGATTCGCTTTTGGATTTATCTTCATTTAAAGATCTGAAGCAGTTGGAACAAGATGCCATTTCATGTGCTTTTGTTAAAGATGAAATTGGGAGAACTCTGCTAAAAGAACAAAGCAAAGCCGGGCTTTTTTCGAAATCAAAAGAATGGGCTGTTTATGCTGTAGTATGTGCTTTTCATGGAAGTGAAGGTGAAAATGGTGCTTTCCAGGGAATTTGTGAGACGTTTAACATCCCTTACACCGGTAGTGGTGTACTTGGCTCTTCAGTTGGAATGGATAAGCCCAAGGCTAAACAATTATGTGAGGCAAATGGGATCCCGGTTACAAATAGTCTTGATTTTTTTGAGAGTGACTGGGAATCGGATCAGGCGACTATCTTGAAAGAAGCAGGGCTTCTTGGATATCCACTCGTTGTAAAACCTGCTACCCTTGGAAGTAGTATTGGGGTTAAAAAAGTGGATGATGAAAATGAGGCAGTCGAAGCGATCGAAACAGCTTTTCGTTACGACTCCCACTTATTAGTTGAAGAAGCCATCCATCCTTTAATGGAAATCAATTGTTCGGTATTGGGTTCTGCAGAGAATTGTAGAGCCAGCGTGTGCGAACGTCCGTTGGGTATTACTGAAACTCTTTCATTCGAAGATAAATATCAGAGCGGAGGGAGTGCTGAAAAAGGAATGGCCTCAGCTGATCGGATAATTCCGGCCGACATCTCTTCAGAATTAACGAATACCATTAGAAGTCTGTCTGTAAAGATTTTCAAAACTTTTGATGCCGGAGGCGTAGCCCGATTGGATTTCCTCGTGAATGCTGAAACGGAAGAAGTTTATTTCAATGAGATAAATACAATTCCGGGTTCCTTTTCTTTCTACTTATGGGAAAAATCTGATCTTTCGTTTACTCAGCTAGTAGAAGAACTGATTCAGATTGCCCTCAAAAAGCACCAGGCTAAAAATGGAAGGATTAGAAGCTATGAAACTAATCTGCTTAGCGAAAAGGCTGCGACAGGGATCAAAGGCCTAAAAGGAACTAAAGGCTAA
- the mdh gene encoding malate dehydrogenase: MKVTVVGAGGNVGSTVALSVAQRDFAKEVIAVDLERKDGDKTFYPSKGRALDQWEASPIHLFDTRIKGTTNYEDTAGSDVCVITAGVPRRPGMSRDDLLEINANIVRSVTEQLVKHSPDTIIIVVSNPLDVMVQVAKDASGLPYEKVMGMAGILDTARYRAFIADELNVSPKDIQALLMGGHGDTMVPLPRFTTLSGMPITHFISEDRLNEIVERAKKGGGEIVGLMGTSAWYAPGAAAAQMVEAILLDQNRIFPVCAHIDGQYGVEDLYIGVPVKLGKGGIKEVIEVELTDSETDLLHESAKAVRGTLDAFKALMNK, translated from the coding sequence ATGAAAGTAACTGTAGTTGGAGCCGGAGGTAATGTTGGGTCTACCGTAGCACTTAGCGTAGCCCAAAGAGATTTCGCAAAAGAAGTAATAGCTGTTGATCTTGAGCGTAAAGATGGCGACAAAACTTTTTACCCTTCTAAAGGGCGGGCCCTTGACCAATGGGAAGCTTCTCCAATCCACCTTTTTGATACCCGTATTAAAGGAACTACCAATTATGAGGACACTGCTGGATCGGATGTTTGTGTGATTACCGCCGGTGTTCCAAGACGTCCTGGTATGAGCCGCGACGACTTACTTGAAATCAATGCTAATATCGTTCGAAGTGTTACCGAGCAGCTTGTAAAACACTCACCTGATACTATCATTATTGTTGTTTCAAATCCATTGGATGTAATGGTACAGGTAGCAAAAGATGCGTCCGGACTCCCTTACGAAAAAGTAATGGGTATGGCAGGAATCCTGGATACTGCTCGCTATCGTGCCTTTATTGCTGATGAATTGAATGTATCTCCAAAAGATATCCAAGCTCTGTTAATGGGTGGTCATGGTGATACTATGGTTCCTCTTCCTCGATTTACTACGCTTTCAGGTATGCCTATCACACACTTCATTTCTGAAGATCGCTTAAATGAAATTGTAGAGCGCGCTAAGAAGGGTGGAGGAGAAATTGTTGGATTGATGGGAACATCAGCATGGTATGCTCCTGGTGCTGCTGCTGCCCAGATGGTAGAGGCAATTCTCCTTGATCAGAATCGAATTTTCCCAGTATGTGCACACATTGATGGACAATACGGAGTTGAAGACTTGTACATCGGTGTTCCGGTTAAACTAGGAAAAGGTGGAATTAAAGAAGTAATTGAGGTTGAATTAACCGATTCAGAAACCGATCTTTTACATGAATCAGCCAAAGCCGTTCGCGGAACTTTGGATGCATTCAAAGCATTAATGAATAAGTAA
- a CDS encoding TonB-dependent receptor, producing the protein MFNQKGIQILKLLVLFFVPVILEHDLFAQTNSTLRVVVTDEGGDPLTGANVLLYLEGETELEEYCVTSVNGFCEFNRLRPRTYKMRISFLGFKTFEKLLILREDDIRVERIELLVDVEQLGEIVVEEERGFTTGGLGITRVEAEDLGRVPSVSLDGDLMAYIRTVPGVVSIGDSGGDLYIRGGTPAQNIVLVDDLPIIKPFHISNLFSAFPEPVVNNIDVLAGGFDARYMSSTSAVIDVNLKSGDMSRYSGSGSLSPYISSIFLEGPVEEKKSSFLVSGRASTVKSFSGYLGTEARDIEFYDLVGRYSINGDDFMCNATALITDDQGRISEVSEAYLSWTNTGIGMRCFGFGGAFALPFEASIGHTTFENREVSSEGTNNRSSVKQTFMRLDFQDNWLGHKFDFGLQILVHTVETKIDQRFAVLDIVGRERRYPMYQLYIKSDFNVSERVKVITSLGSQANVHFSPTVEPRVRIITKPFASQNSELSFAFGRYFQAIDGFSDQRDAGTSFTIYRASDSVGRLFESIHRIAGLKHKFGSRFTVNVEGYYMNHTGVPVARWTPVAQVFVEPVRANSKSYGFNTSLEYQLKPLFISVNYGYSDVTYESRSESLGAWIDQEVFTYSPPHDQTHQLNTLFSAEIEKFKFNLIWELGTGKPYTQVFGFDLDVNVPNVSPTENPGVARTLYSEPFGSRLPYYHRLDVSIQRSFDISEGITFETELGCLNAYDRNNVFYVDLNTLERVDQTAILPYLAAKISFK; encoded by the coding sequence ATGTTTAATCAAAAAGGTATACAAATTTTAAAGCTTTTAGTGCTTTTTTTTGTTCCTGTGATATTGGAGCACGACCTTTTTGCGCAAACTAATTCCACTCTTCGTGTTGTAGTAACTGATGAAGGCGGGGATCCATTAACCGGAGCCAATGTATTACTCTACCTTGAAGGAGAAACAGAACTAGAAGAGTATTGCGTCACATCGGTAAATGGCTTCTGTGAATTCAACCGTCTACGCCCCCGTACCTATAAAATGCGTATTTCCTTTCTGGGTTTCAAAACCTTCGAAAAACTGTTAATACTTCGTGAAGATGACATTCGAGTGGAACGCATTGAGCTACTAGTCGATGTTGAGCAGCTTGGTGAAATTGTAGTAGAAGAAGAAAGAGGCTTTACTACAGGCGGGTTAGGTATAACTCGGGTGGAAGCGGAAGACCTTGGTCGTGTACCATCGGTAAGTCTTGATGGTGATTTAATGGCTTATATCCGTACGGTACCGGGTGTAGTAAGTATAGGTGATTCCGGAGGGGATTTATACATTCGGGGCGGGACTCCGGCCCAAAATATAGTGTTGGTTGATGACCTGCCCATTATCAAGCCTTTTCATATTTCAAATTTATTTTCGGCGTTTCCGGAACCCGTAGTTAATAATATTGATGTATTAGCTGGAGGATTTGACGCTCGTTATATGAGCTCAACATCTGCTGTGATTGATGTAAATTTAAAAAGTGGAGACATGAGCAGGTATTCGGGAAGCGGTAGTTTAAGCCCCTACATTTCTTCTATTTTTTTAGAAGGTCCGGTAGAAGAAAAGAAATCTTCCTTTTTAGTAAGCGGAAGGGCTTCGACGGTTAAGTCTTTTTCCGGGTATTTAGGTACAGAAGCAAGAGATATCGAATTCTATGATCTGGTGGGCAGGTACTCCATAAATGGAGATGATTTTATGTGCAATGCTACTGCTTTAATAACTGATGACCAGGGAAGGATTAGCGAGGTAAGTGAAGCGTATTTAAGTTGGACAAATACAGGGATAGGGATGAGATGTTTTGGTTTCGGAGGTGCTTTTGCCCTTCCTTTTGAAGCATCGATAGGCCATACTACTTTTGAAAACAGGGAGGTTAGTAGCGAAGGAACTAATAACCGGTCGAGTGTAAAGCAGACTTTTATGCGTCTTGATTTCCAGGATAACTGGTTAGGTCATAAGTTTGATTTTGGATTGCAAATACTGGTACACACCGTCGAGACGAAGATAGATCAGCGTTTTGCAGTACTGGATATTGTTGGTAGGGAACGACGTTATCCAATGTATCAGCTATATATCAAAAGTGATTTTAATGTATCAGAGAGGGTTAAGGTAATAACCAGCTTAGGATCACAGGCAAATGTACATTTTTCACCCACAGTTGAGCCACGAGTCAGGATTATAACCAAACCCTTTGCTTCACAGAATTCAGAATTAAGCTTTGCTTTTGGTAGGTATTTTCAGGCTATTGATGGTTTTAGCGACCAAAGAGACGCAGGCACTTCGTTCACAATATACAGGGCAAGCGACTCAGTAGGCAGACTGTTTGAATCTATACATCGGATAGCTGGATTGAAGCATAAATTTGGATCACGCTTCACTGTAAATGTGGAGGGCTATTATATGAACCATACAGGTGTTCCTGTGGCAAGGTGGACTCCCGTAGCTCAGGTATTTGTAGAGCCAGTGCGTGCTAACTCGAAAAGCTATGGGTTTAACACCAGTTTAGAATACCAGTTAAAGCCTCTTTTTATATCTGTGAACTATGGCTATTCTGATGTTACCTATGAATCCAGAAGTGAATCTCTTGGTGCTTGGATTGATCAGGAAGTATTCACGTATTCTCCTCCGCATGATCAGACTCACCAGCTCAACACCCTGTTTAGCGCAGAAATTGAAAAATTTAAATTTAACCTCATTTGGGAGCTTGGTACCGGAAAACCTTATACCCAGGTTTTCGGCTTTGATTTAGATGTGAACGTACCCAATGTATCCCCTACCGAAAACCCAGGAGTAGCACGAACTCTTTACAGCGAACCCTTTGGATCAAGACTGCCCTATTATCATCGTTTGGATGTGTCGATACAGCGAAGTTTTGACATTTCGGAAGGCATTACTTTTGAAACGGAACTGGGATGCCTGAATGCCTATGACCGTAACAATGTTTTTTATGTGGATTTAAATACTCTTGAGCGTGTCGATCAGACAGCTATATTGCCATATTTAGCAGCTAAAATCTCTTTTAAATGA
- a CDS encoding HIT family protein, whose translation MPSIFTKIIHGEIPCYKIAEDDRFFSFLDINPIAEGHTLVIPKKEVDYLFDLDDETLTGLNLFTKKIALAMDDALGTIRTGIIVEGMEVPHAHIHLIPIYYEGQPVSLGRKSDVNEQRMKELAQLISQKVQL comes from the coding sequence ATGCCAAGCATTTTTACCAAAATTATACATGGAGAAATTCCTTGTTATAAAATAGCAGAGGATGATCGATTCTTTTCTTTTTTGGACATCAATCCTATTGCTGAAGGGCACACGTTGGTAATCCCTAAAAAAGAAGTGGACTATCTTTTCGATTTAGATGACGAAACTCTAACGGGATTAAATCTCTTCACAAAGAAAATTGCTCTTGCTATGGATGATGCACTTGGTACTATAAGAACGGGTATAATTGTTGAAGGAATGGAAGTCCCACATGCCCATATTCATCTGATTCCAATTTACTATGAAGGGCAGCCTGTTAGTCTTGGCAGAAAATCTGATGTTAACGAGCAGCGAATGAAGGAACTTGCTCAACTAATCAGCCAAAAAGTTCAATTATGA
- a CDS encoding 3-dehydroquinate dehydratase: MKILVLNGPNLNLLGTRNTNVYGSGTLEELNRFLEDEFPEHDFSFYQSNVEGELINRLQEAMIDGTRGVVTNLGAYTHTSVALRDALEPITFPKVEVHISNIHAREEFREKSLTGEVMDGIITGFGKQSYVLGIKAIELLSTQD; encoded by the coding sequence ATGAAAATTCTAGTACTAAATGGACCAAACCTTAATTTGCTTGGTACTCGCAACACCAACGTATATGGTTCAGGGACCCTTGAGGAGTTGAATAGGTTTTTGGAAGATGAGTTTCCTGAACATGACTTCTCCTTTTACCAAAGCAATGTTGAAGGAGAGCTCATAAACAGGCTTCAGGAAGCTATGATTGACGGGACAAGAGGGGTCGTTACAAACCTTGGTGCATATACCCATACTTCAGTAGCGCTACGTGATGCCCTGGAACCAATTACTTTTCCAAAAGTTGAAGTGCATATTTCAAACATTCATGCCAGGGAGGAATTTCGGGAGAAATCCTTAACCGGAGAAGTTATGGATGGAATAATCACAGGCTTTGGAAAACAGAGTTATGTACTTGGTATAAAAGCAATTGAACTTCTATCAACCCAGGATTGA
- a CDS encoding gfo/Idh/MocA family oxidoreductase has protein sequence MDKINWGIIGCGKVCEVKSGPAFSKVEHSNLVAVMRRNADKASDYAKKHHVPIWYSDADELIHNAKVNAIYIATPPSSHLEYVRKAAKAGKPVYVEKPMGRTFAECEEMIRVCKDAGVPLFVAYYRRRLPYFLKVKKLLDSRAIGTPTLITLTLIKSAKQSDTDPETNWRINPEISGGGYFHDLASHQFDLFHFLLGDIREANGSFSTHHINNEGQDSISASFQFESGLVGSGSWTFTSIWEHYKDEVVIYGDQGKLTFACFNGKIPIVLETSNKRTEFNLPYPEHVQQPLITTIVDELMGKGKSPSTGQSASKANWVIDQVLKSAH, from the coding sequence ATGGATAAAATTAATTGGGGAATAATTGGTTGCGGGAAGGTTTGTGAAGTAAAGAGCGGGCCTGCTTTTTCTAAGGTAGAACACTCCAATCTGGTTGCAGTAATGCGAAGGAATGCTGATAAAGCTTCGGACTATGCTAAAAAGCATCATGTTCCCATCTGGTATTCCGATGCAGATGAACTAATTCATAATGCAAAAGTGAATGCCATCTATATAGCAACGCCCCCTTCTTCACACCTTGAGTACGTCCGAAAGGCAGCAAAAGCCGGTAAGCCTGTATATGTAGAAAAACCTATGGGCCGAACTTTTGCAGAATGCGAGGAAATGATCCGTGTTTGTAAAGATGCCGGGGTGCCTTTATTTGTTGCATATTACCGGAGGCGCCTACCCTATTTTTTAAAGGTAAAAAAGTTATTGGACTCCAGAGCCATTGGAACGCCTACTTTAATAACTCTTACGCTTATCAAATCAGCTAAGCAATCGGATACTGACCCTGAAACTAATTGGCGAATAAACCCGGAAATTTCAGGTGGAGGGTATTTCCATGATTTGGCATCCCACCAATTCGACCTGTTCCATTTTTTGCTTGGAGATATACGTGAAGCAAATGGCTCATTTAGTACTCATCATATAAATAATGAGGGACAGGATTCAATCTCGGCGAGCTTTCAATTCGAGTCAGGCTTAGTAGGTTCAGGTTCATGGACATTCACTTCAATTTGGGAGCATTATAAGGATGAAGTGGTCATTTATGGCGACCAGGGAAAGCTAACTTTTGCCTGCTTTAACGGTAAAATTCCAATTGTACTGGAAACCAGTAACAAGCGAACGGAGTTTAACCTCCCATATCCCGAGCATGTTCAGCAACCCCTCATCACAACTATTGTAGATGAACTTATGGGAAAGGGGAAATCGCCAAGTACCGGACAATCAGCTAGTAAAGCAAATTGGGTGATTGATCAGGTATTAAAGTCAGCTCACTAA
- a CDS encoding NYN domain-containing protein, with the protein MNGQKIGIYVDAVNVTMNGGYGLRYDTLRKFACRDGGVASRLNVYLCYDEERLKTDAEYKARNKRFCEMLRDFEYKVIEKPVQVYTNHETGEKVSKSNIDMEMAVDMIVQSEHLDKIVLLTSNGSYVSVVNAIQDKGCKVEHIGFDNVSAGLKKAVDCSVSGYLIPKMLPLDSPYQWGETGSRVRGVCYDFSHQDGYGFMRFLTKMSDKLWVTDSRDCDSPYKTLFAHISQFAGDLDSSQIPSRDLIFEFDVVENDKGLVAENIELVS; encoded by the coding sequence ATGAACGGACAGAAAATTGGGATTTATGTAGATGCAGTTAATGTAACTATGAATGGGGGATATGGCCTCAGGTATGATACGCTCCGAAAATTTGCATGCAGGGATGGTGGGGTAGCTTCTCGGTTAAATGTGTATTTGTGCTATGATGAAGAACGGTTAAAGACAGATGCAGAATATAAAGCCAGAAATAAGCGGTTTTGTGAAATGCTTAGAGACTTTGAATATAAAGTCATAGAAAAGCCCGTACAGGTTTACACCAATCATGAAACAGGAGAAAAGGTTTCCAAATCAAACATTGATATGGAAATGGCTGTCGATATGATTGTTCAATCAGAGCACCTCGACAAAATAGTATTACTTACAAGTAATGGAAGCTATGTAAGCGTGGTAAATGCCATCCAGGACAAGGGATGTAAAGTAGAGCATATTGGTTTCGATAATGTATCGGCTGGATTAAAGAAGGCCGTAGATTGCTCTGTATCGGGATATTTGATACCAAAAATGCTACCGCTGGATTCTCCATATCAATGGGGAGAAACAGGGTCAAGGGTGAGGGGAGTGTGTTACGATTTTTCTCATCAAGATGGGTACGGGTTTATGAGGTTTCTTACAAAAATGAGTGACAAACTTTGGGTGACAGATTCAAGGGATTGCGATTCTCCTTATAAGACACTCTTTGCCCATATCTCACAATTTGCAGGAGACCTAGATTCCAGTCAGATACCAAGCAGAGATTTAATTTTCGAGTTTGATGTAGTTGAGAATGACAAAGGGCTGGTAGCTGAGAATATCGAATTAGTGAGCTGA